The Anopheles coluzzii chromosome 2, AcolN3, whole genome shotgun sequence genome window below encodes:
- the LOC120953650 gene encoding uncharacterized protein LOC120953650 isoform X2, with the protein MMESKALLLATLCLLAACLAVSGANDTDRPNRRYKRKYGMCPPKFTSISNECYYISPNKLNWLDAYFECKDHNSKLAEPMMYEDKVLRRTLQKMGLREDLWIGGNYNWKLKKWQWGHNGREIEYQSFSQMVPSQDLTFHCALLKADIKFRWSAAACTDKMNYICQHRMPLVSEMGRSLVYEKWNKTYPNERANEKLVYIVSEGNNRTQSEYGKPRLYNSVKRVMQSNPSIRPAHRRRANRPKKPVAAPTAADRRTYIPPEVVGRKQHLAQYAPDASNDINTIDNGHRNGGGGGGWGGPYHSAARFNVDFSPRNGRTREPSFPRGHRMRTGEEHHRLPHQHRHQPGAHKPTKRTQQYYVPAYPPTTTTSAAPPTTTTTTTSTTTTTTTTPPPPTTRPTAARQPSAHHTTRYANRSMTSQEKQASRDFLRKRLQKLTPEEQQAFFQTRAMRKKLKEQKLLKLKLERANEVVP; encoded by the exons ATGATGGAATCGAAAGCTCTACTCCTAG CCACACTTTGCCTGCTCGCCGCCTGCCTGGCAGTGTCGGGCGCCAACGACACGGACCGGCCGAACCGGCGGTACAAGCGCAAGTACGGCATGTGTCCGCCCAAGTTCACTAGCATCAGCAACGAGTGCTACTACATATCGCCCAACAAGCTGAACTGGCTCGATGCGTACTTTGAGTGTAAGGACCACAACAGCAAGCTGGCGGAACCGATGATGTACGAGGACAAGGTGCTCCGGCGAACTCTGCAGAAAATGGGCT tgcgagaggacctctggatCGGTGGCAACTACAACTGGAAGCTGAAGAAATGGCAGTGGGGCCACAATGGGCGCGAAATCGAGTACCAATCGTTCAGCCAAATGGTGCCTAG CCAGGATTTGACCTTCCACTGTGCACTGCTTAAAGCCGACATCAAGTTTAG ATGGTCGGCCGCAGCGTGCACAGACAAAATGAACTACATCTGCCAGCACCGTATGCCGCTCGTGTCCGAGATGGGCCGCAGCCTGGTGTACGAAAAGTGGAACAAAACCTACCCGAACGAGCGGGCCAACGAGAAGCTGGTGTACATCGTGAGCGAAGGCAACAACCGTACGCAAAG CGAGTACGGCAAACCGCGCCTGTACAACAGCGTCAAGCGCGTGATGCAATCGAATCCCTCGATCCGGCCGGCCCATCGGCGCCGAGCAAATCGTCCGAAGAAGCCGGTCGCCGCTCCGACCGCCGCCGACCGGCGCACCTACATCCCGCCGGAAGTGGTCGGCCGCAAGCAGCATCTCGCGCAGTACGCACCGGACGCGTCGAACGACATCAACACGATCGATAACGGACATcgaaacggtggtggtggtggcggttggGGAGGTCCCTATCATTCCGCCGCACGCTTCAACGTAGACTTTAGCCCGCGCAATGGCAGGACGCGTGAACCGAGCTTCCCGCGCGGCCACCGAATGCGCACCGGAGAGGAGCATCATCGCCTGCCGCATCAGCACCGTCACCAGCCGGGTGCGCACAAGCCGACCAAGCGGACGCAGCAGTACTATGTGCCAGCGTATCCGccaactactactaccagTGCTGCACCGCCTACTACGACCACAACGACTACcagcactactactactaccaccacaacaccgccaccaccaacaacaagaCCAACCGCAGCACGACAACCATccgcacaccacaccacccgATACGCGAACCGCTCGATGACGTCGCAGGAAAAGCAAGCGAGCCGCGATTTTCTGCGCAAACGGCTGCAGAAGCTGACGCCCGAGGAGCAGCAGGCCTTCTTCCAGACCCGTGCCATGCGCAAGAAGCTGAAGGAGCAGAAGCTGCTCAAGCTAAAGCTCGAGCGGGCGAATGAGGTAGTGCCGTAA
- the LOC120953650 gene encoding uncharacterized protein LOC120953650 isoform X1 encodes MMESKALLLATLCLLAACLAVSGANDTDRPNRRYKRKYGMCPPKFTSISNECYYISPNKLNWLDAYFECKDHNSKLAEPMMYEDKVLRRTLQKMGLREDLWIGGNYNWKLKKWQWGHNGREIEYQSFSQMVPRSSQDLTFHCALLKADIKFRWSAAACTDKMNYICQHRMPLVSEMGRSLVYEKWNKTYPNERANEKLVYIVSEGNNRTQSEYGKPRLYNSVKRVMQSNPSIRPAHRRRANRPKKPVAAPTAADRRTYIPPEVVGRKQHLAQYAPDASNDINTIDNGHRNGGGGGGWGGPYHSAARFNVDFSPRNGRTREPSFPRGHRMRTGEEHHRLPHQHRHQPGAHKPTKRTQQYYVPAYPPTTTTSAAPPTTTTTTTSTTTTTTTTPPPPTTRPTAARQPSAHHTTRYANRSMTSQEKQASRDFLRKRLQKLTPEEQQAFFQTRAMRKKLKEQKLLKLKLERANEVVP; translated from the exons ATGATGGAATCGAAAGCTCTACTCCTAG CCACACTTTGCCTGCTCGCCGCCTGCCTGGCAGTGTCGGGCGCCAACGACACGGACCGGCCGAACCGGCGGTACAAGCGCAAGTACGGCATGTGTCCGCCCAAGTTCACTAGCATCAGCAACGAGTGCTACTACATATCGCCCAACAAGCTGAACTGGCTCGATGCGTACTTTGAGTGTAAGGACCACAACAGCAAGCTGGCGGAACCGATGATGTACGAGGACAAGGTGCTCCGGCGAACTCTGCAGAAAATGGGCT tgcgagaggacctctggatCGGTGGCAACTACAACTGGAAGCTGAAGAAATGGCAGTGGGGCCACAATGGGCGCGAAATCGAGTACCAATCGTTCAGCCAAATGGTGCCTAG GAGCAGCCAGGATTTGACCTTCCACTGTGCACTGCTTAAAGCCGACATCAAGTTTAG ATGGTCGGCCGCAGCGTGCACAGACAAAATGAACTACATCTGCCAGCACCGTATGCCGCTCGTGTCCGAGATGGGCCGCAGCCTGGTGTACGAAAAGTGGAACAAAACCTACCCGAACGAGCGGGCCAACGAGAAGCTGGTGTACATCGTGAGCGAAGGCAACAACCGTACGCAAAG CGAGTACGGCAAACCGCGCCTGTACAACAGCGTCAAGCGCGTGATGCAATCGAATCCCTCGATCCGGCCGGCCCATCGGCGCCGAGCAAATCGTCCGAAGAAGCCGGTCGCCGCTCCGACCGCCGCCGACCGGCGCACCTACATCCCGCCGGAAGTGGTCGGCCGCAAGCAGCATCTCGCGCAGTACGCACCGGACGCGTCGAACGACATCAACACGATCGATAACGGACATcgaaacggtggtggtggtggcggttggGGAGGTCCCTATCATTCCGCCGCACGCTTCAACGTAGACTTTAGCCCGCGCAATGGCAGGACGCGTGAACCGAGCTTCCCGCGCGGCCACCGAATGCGCACCGGAGAGGAGCATCATCGCCTGCCGCATCAGCACCGTCACCAGCCGGGTGCGCACAAGCCGACCAAGCGGACGCAGCAGTACTATGTGCCAGCGTATCCGccaactactactaccagTGCTGCACCGCCTACTACGACCACAACGACTACcagcactactactactaccaccacaacaccgccaccaccaacaacaagaCCAACCGCAGCACGACAACCATccgcacaccacaccacccgATACGCGAACCGCTCGATGACGTCGCAGGAAAAGCAAGCGAGCCGCGATTTTCTGCGCAAACGGCTGCAGAAGCTGACGCCCGAGGAGCAGCAGGCCTTCTTCCAGACCCGTGCCATGCGCAAGAAGCTGAAGGAGCAGAAGCTGCTCAAGCTAAAGCTCGAGCGGGCGAATGAGGTAGTGCCGTAA